The Aphidius gifuensis isolate YNYX2018 linkage group LG2, ASM1490517v1, whole genome shotgun sequence DNA window TTTGTTGTCTCACTTCCGGCTTATTCAATTTCGCTATGgcagcatcatcatcaccaccaccatcaccacgTGATCCAACAGTGTCTTTTCTTACAATGTGACTTTAAGCACGttttgctttttattattaatatttttgttgaataatcattattaaaacaatacgttttattttgaaattttattttttatttttagagacTTTTTGTGATAACgaaaatatatagattataattgactcatttgttaatttatcactctattttattttttttatttttttttttgtcaattcaagttaaaagataattataatttatcttttatattttttatttttatttaattttcctcaaaaaaaaaaaattaaatatataatcgagttaaattaatattatatttgttatcaattatatttattaaatattaaataaacaatttgtcatataatattttatttaatatacaaaaattaatcttctgtttgaaaaatataaaagcctCTTTTGCCTTCATTAAATTGGTCAAAAGTATATATCTcatttacacacacacacacaagcaTCAAATTACAGATGCTACTTTTTTCtgcaatgataattttttttatttataagctGCTTAAACATTCAAACTATAgaaatgaatgaatatttaacgaaaaaaatataaaaaacatttttttttaaaaaaacttgaattatattttttaatcaaataaaaaaagcttaaaGTATGCCGGATGTtgataacaatattatatatttatataaattaaaatagccattattattatttgaaatttagaCATAAAgagtttgataataatgatgatgatgatttacaagttttaatcgattttatttaagTAATAATGGTAAAACACTAAAGCTGGCTAccaacaatcatcatcatcatcaccatgaTCACTTGGTGCTGATGTTGAATCGCGTGACTTTCAACAAACGGCTTATTCGCATGAAACATTTTGTACACAGGCAATTGCCTCTTTCTTTTTTCTCCAAGTCTGCACTTGCAAAGAAACGGTCGATAAAcccttgttttattttttttttttttgctttcttCATAcacattttgttgtttttgttgttgttttgtcAATATACATTGCGTAAAAGGTAAAAAAGTGCCAAAAAATCCagtttatgttaaaaaaaaagtccccgtatattttattaaaacctgcaagtgaatttttttatttcttgcaTCAAAAGAATGTGccaaaaattgacaaaaaaaaaaatccagttTTAAAGATACATAAAAAGGAGACATGcctctttaattttaaaacccacacacacacacaaatcaTACGccttttttactattaataatttaacaatttagttgaaaaatatatttttaattttaatgacaatgacaataatcaaaacttttaaataaaaagaaataagaaattttaataaaaaactaaaacgtATTTTTAAGCGATAAAATCATTGAGTTATTTTAGTTGCCATGCTGATCATCAAATTATCCTAAATagcatgttattttattattatttatttatacattttttttttttttcttttttcgagTCGTTTGCCTGGTAATTTTAAACGCGAgtcattgacaaaaaaataaaaaaataaaaaaacatacattAAACagtatttatacaattattttttttttatgcttctGCATGTATTATACACACAGCAAACTCGTGCTTTGTTACtccaaatattttatacttatataatttgaaaaaaaaaaaaacggaataTATTACCATACATGGTCcgttatttactaaaaattaatttaaaattagacATCTCAGCATgtggattaaatttttaaaaataattaaataataaaattgtataagcCAAGTTCTATGTTCAATTTGTTTGTCAttcgtgaaaataaaaataataaatagcaaGTGTAGCAGATACCTGAGACATtttaggtatttttttattttttatataatatatattttctttgccTCTTGTAGGTATATCTGcgttagaaataaaaataaataaaattgagtgaGAGAGAAATGGCAAAGTATCGGGTCATCGAGGGATATACCATATAGCTAGTAGCTCTTCTACAACATATTGGGGCGGTGGTGATGATATACACATATAGACACACATGCAATTCAGCAAATGCGTATACATGATTATATAACTGTGTGTGGGGTGTTGGTTTTGCTGGTTTTGCTGGTTTTGCTGGTTTAGCTGTATATAGAGAAATGGGGATGACGAAGAAGAAGAGAGATGAGAACTATACTCGTCTACTAGCTCTTTACTCGTTGGCATCTATCGACCCACTTggtctctctctctttctttcACTCAGTATttgtgtatttaataatatctttatttctctttttattttttaactgtaattgtacttgttttattgaaaagaaaaatactattaaatttacaacaaatgtGTGACAGACACTTGTACTGTattcatcatgatgatgatgatgataatgatgatgatggtgacactgtgcattttaatattattttattttatttcatacacTTGTACAAttgattttactatttatttacaattggaattgtttattgttcgataacccttttttttttttttgttctttagctacttttaatatgattatttttcgtCAACTTATTAGTGACcttgttttgataatttagtaAAGTGATATAGTAATTAACGacttgcattttatttttttttttttttgctaattttcgtaatttatatatttctcttATGACTACTAGgtcaatttataattcatctatgtatgaaaaaaagtCATGCCAAAATTTGATCATTAAATTTtggcaaaaatttattttttttgttattttattttttatattcatatagTTGAATGATTTCAGCAgacattatatatatgaataatcataaaagaaaaaaaaataataaagatatataCATCGTTGATtacttttgaaaataattatgcaaAATGTGTGGCATGATTATTAGtccatgataaaatatataggaCAAACTAACATCagtagaatattattattttctttttatctcaACAAACAATTCTCTTTacacacgtaattttttttttttttttatttttattattataatttatttttaacaccatcatcatcatcatcatcttgatacGTATACATGGGCCTaaatgccttttttttttatttatttattagccTTCATCATGACTGAGCTTTATtgcagatatatattttttttctacattccAAGCTACTAGATAAATgccaattaattatcaatatttaaaattattaacaatacaaatagacaatagcaaaaaaaaaaaaaaaaaagatggcgCTGTTTCTATTCGACTAAATgacatattaaaataaaaaattacaaaaaagggatgatagaaataaaaaacgagGGGGTTGAAATACAAACAAATTagattacaaaatttttataaatatttcctCAATTTTTGGAGCTGAAAAAAATACAGCACAGCATGAGCGTGAGTGTGTGttcaatgtatatatgtatatttttagaaagaaaaaaaaaaaggtatatagATGTATGATCAAGTCAACATTTCATTCATGATTTTGCGCGAGTATATTTTCTAGTAACGACAACAGCGACACGCCCTGGCAAATTGACAATACTAGACttttaattggttttttattttattatttttattattttcaactgataattatttttagtttttttctttttttccattttgtaatttgaatatttgatttatttaaaatattatgataatttttttggcttttattttttcgttttttcaacttaatttATCTAGTTTCAAATATAGAAgcataggaaaaaaaataatagaaaagcTTGAATGTAATTCTACAAAATAGTGGCAAAGTTTATATATCCCTCGATATTGATTTCCGCTTCCTGAAATGAGTATAAACTCAGTATACACACCATTTTGGCTTCTTACTTACCCTTGATAAAccattatgtatatatacattatttacatgtatgtgtgtatgctGTACACTTGTATGTCGTCgcattaaatggaaaaaataaaattattaaataaattttttttgattgcaattttattttttttcaatttgtttttaaaaacaatcgaaaaattgagttagaaatatatttatataggcGTTTctctattgaattatttatattttaaaatttttttttttattttaatacatttaaaattactgaaaatcttgtagaaaaatattggcacattttatcatttgtcaaaaaaaaaaaaaatcgaaatttttaatttttccatttcgaaaataatatttattatttatttgatttttcatttcgtAATTGTAGGTACTGGTGAATCTGGTAAATCAACATTTATCAAACAGATGAGAATTATCCATGGTTCTGGATATTCAGATGAGGACAAAAGAGGTTTTATAAAActtgtttatcaaaatatatttatggcAATGCAATCGATGATACGGGCGATGGAATTACTCAAAATTCAGTATGGCGAATCATCAAACATAGTGagtatatgtaatttaaaaaaaaaaaataaataaaaactaattactaaaattgaataattatattttaatcaaggAAAAAGCTGAATTAGTAAGAAGTATAGATTTTGAAACTGTGACAACATTTGAAAGTCCATATGTAGAAGCTATCAAAGATTTGTGGGCAGATGCTGGTATTCAAGAGTGCTATGATCGACGACGAGAATATCAGCTAACAGATTCAGCCAAATAGtgagttgttgttgttattatttaaaattttaaatatttttaatatattaattaacaatgtaACTTCCTTgaattgagtttaaaaaattgggagataaataggaaaaaaaaaaaaagaaaattgtgaGATAAAAATGTTACAGTTATCTTATGGAAATTGATCGAGTAGCAGCACCAAACTACCTCCCAACAGAACAAGACATTCTTCGTGTGAGAGTGCCTACAACTGGTATTATTGAATATCCATTTGATTTGGAAGAAATAAGGTTTAGGTATGTCATTTGtttgacaacaaaaaaataataattatattggaGAAATAATTGTTGTGTCTGCTGCTGTCACACCATCACTTGCAAATTGggatatttattaacaaatttttttcaatgcatcaatgttttttcttcttcttgcaCACTGATGTTgtcttttctattttaaacATATCCTTGAATTGttttatgtcaattttatatcatcattgttttaaataacagGGAGTAATTGGATCCGTCAAATCCATCAACTGTAATTTGATATGTCATTTTGTTAATACCAttgttatcaaattattttgattttatattatttttatttaaaaattaaattaacaagataaaataaataaataaaatacttgatccAATTACTccatgataatgatgatgatgatgtatatttttttttacaggaaTGTGGTGGAAtgctgttttaaaaatttatttttattattatttaacactATATTTTGCATGGCATGTTACTGTGACACATGTGTCTTGCTTGGTTTATTTTCCAGTTATCTTAGCGACTTAGAACGTATAGAAAAATCAGATTATCTTCCAACTGAACAAGACATTCTTCGTGCTCGAGCCCCTACAACTGGGATTATTGAGTATCCATTTGATTTGGACTCCATCATATTTaggtattaattaaatatatatatcaagaacactttgttcttgttttttttttaatacagaaTTAAACTtgaaagaaaatagaaaaaaagaaaaaaccttAGActcaatttattgtaatttggTCACGGTCAgattaaagataaatttaatttacttaaacaattattgttgttgttgatgatgatgctatTGTTGATACAAGTAAATACGACTTGAGGTAAATTATGTAATATGTACAAAATATCGTGGACATGTTgtgaaacaaataatatacaattttttaaatatctttttaattatttattttatattttcaactaattattattttgctttGCTATTGCTATTTTTGTTTGCTTGTTTATGTCAGCTATTTAAgcatgttaaattaataaaaatgtgtgTTGATATTTGGAGATTAACTTGAACACTAATATAATGCTTATTAAACTTAAATAATGTTTGTTAATTTGAAGAATAAatgctaattatttttttaattttaggaTGGTAGATGTTGGTGGCCAAAGATCAGAAAGAAGAAAATGGATTCATTGTTTTGAAAATGTCacttctattatatttttagtagcTTTAAGTGAATAtgatcaaattttatttgaatctgAAAAtgaggtaattttttattagcttcaatgtttatcttttttaaaattgaaaaattcaatttcaatttggttccttttgtttttaatttcagaATCGAATGGAAGAAAGTAAAGCATTattcaaaacaattataaCATATCCATGGTTTCAACATTCTTCTGTTATTCTATTCTTAAATAAGAAAGAtttacttgaagaaaaaattatgtacTCTCATTTGGTTGATTATTTTCCTGAATTTGatggtaagtttttttttcatcaacaataataattatcattttaaaaatacaatatctCCCCTTTtgcaaacaaataaacaaataaataaaacaaaatgaaaaattaaattttcaattgaaaaaagaaaagaaaaaaaagaaaataataattgtttaggAGAAAAACAAGATCATGCAGCTGCTAAAGATTTcatcttaaaaatttatctatcgTCAAATCCAGATCCAGATCGAAGTTGTTATTCTCATTTTACTACTGCAACAGGTCTGAATTAATCTGACTgtgcaaattaaataattaaataattaaataattaggCTTTTATTTCACAATGcagtattatattattattattataaaatgtgtGACGTAAGgtgtattatttgtaaatcatGTATCAACACGGCTTCCTTGATATGTATTAAAGCTAACACAATAATAGTTTGTCCTTCAAAAAAGTTTATCATTAAAAGTAAAGTCATAAAggcatttgaaaaaaaagaaaatataaatatatctatgaAAAGCAAAACCCTGTGGTCCTTTTAGTTGATATTAAATCCAAGTATTTTTCAGTTAAATGTAATTATCCtctgtttttttgtttttttttttttttcctactcaATGTATTTTTACAGGACCACAAAGAGAAGCAACTGCTGCTAGAGAATTTATATTGAGGATGTTTGTTGACTTAAATCCTGATAGCGAGAAAATCATTTATTCACATTTTACATGCGCCACAGGTAggctttttaataaatcacaaaATTCCTCAATTTGTTGCTTTTAATATGCacgttttaataattcatttaatgctTGATATAattgctttttattatttgtgtttttttcctttttaataaaagattattatatattaaataaaatggtaagttttataaataatttgaaatattatcttttttgttttttgtttatttattttaataattaatatttatatttttttattctgtcaCTTGTGCATGCTGCAAACTTCtggatttaatttatataaaatatacagatactgaaaatataaaacttgtaTTTTGTGCTGTTAAAGACACAATAATGCAAAGTGCCCTCAAGGAATTTAATCTCGCTtgaaatgttattaaatttatttaaccttttttttttttcatttcattttaatgtttaatttttttttgtggttttgGTTTGAAATATATCAACGTGTTATTTTTTCTGACTgccaattatttaatttaaattataaaaataatattaattaacaaaaaaatttagtcgACATAATAATCAATACACATGTAATGGCAagtcaaaaaatgaaaatgaaaaaaatgttattaaataggaaaaataataaaataaaaataaatattttaatttattcattatttttcgttttattttattctgacAATTGcatgtgtttgtttttttcattcttttttaattaaaaaaaaaaaaaaaaattgcatgaaACAATCTGACGAGAAGCATGTTTATgattgaatcaaaaaaaaaaaaaaataaatgaataattaattggtGAGTtactaacaattaaaataaaataaattaacaatttttctgTGTTGTAAATGaagtatattttgttaattaataataataataactaaatttattttttcgatttacaGATACAGAAAATATCAGATTTGTATTTGCAGCAGTTAAGGACACAATTCTACAATCCAATTTAAAAGAATACAACTTGGTGTAGGTTACATAATTGAAAACCTCAAAtagttttatttgtatttacaattgccaatgataataatggcTTAAAAATGGACTTTATTAAATCACCATCATCCCTGAATTTCAactgaataaagaaaaagttaaaagaagaaaaaacaagtgcgatagaattaataaaacgaaataaaaaaaaaaaataataataaataaaataaatacaaaattatatagcacaaaataataatattaatattaataataattaataaataaataattaatattaataagaaacgaaagaaagaaagaaagaaaaaaataataatttgtttgataaatgtCTCGTGGTTCTCTTTACATAAATTTTCCACGAGTGTACCAATTTTGTAGTTagtttaaaagtaaaaattaaatttattattccagtgaaataattgaaaaatgatttttttaaaaaaaaggaccTAAATTAAACGTTTGAATAACGTTTATtccttaaatatttaactgtcaacaaaaaaaaaagtcaccatcatctgattttattaattttcgtatactatttgttgaatttgttacaaattttttgtagCTTAGTTTAGTCGACCAAGCCCGGCAATTGACcgatgatttttataaaaataatagaaaataatatgatgatgatgatgatgatgatgatgaggaatttaaaaattaaatcaacaaatttattatatataaataaataagtcaaCAGAGGaggagtcaaaaaaaaataataagaaaattaaaaaaaaaaaaaaagtttatcgtCTTGAATATTAAGAGAAACAGAAAACAAATgtgttatataaaattaattaattaaaattgaataaaaagtgaggtaaatatgtatttaaaatttaaaaataattcaaaatgggcaaaaaaagttttttaatcacgagaaataaattaaaatgaaaaaaaaaaaaaaaaaaaaaaaaagtcagtgACACGAGTGAAAGAAAATCTGTGCCATTTACGttgtgatttataattttttttttttttttaaattaattattccgTTGATATGTAAATGCAAAAAGCCaaagtgtttttttgtttttaatattttattatttttttttaaatacttttaaataaatgcaaattaaaattattattattattattttttttttttgcatgtatttcaaaaaaagaaaaaaaaaaaaaatcagaaataatcgtataaatattgttattatgtataatatatttaaaagaaaaatcatgaaaaaaataaaaaaataaaaaaaaaaaaaaacaaaataaatattaatgaaaaaaaataaaataaattaaactcaacatagaaatagaaaaatgaaaaataaaaaaagcagcatcaaaatttaaaaaaaattatatttatgaaaaattgataaataacgattattgaaatattaaaatgaaaaatctcaTCATGCGCCcaagcaaaaagaaaaaatgaaaatttagcaAAGACATCTGGTTGATGTGACTAGATAATTTGAAAAGGGTGAAAAATGCCAGatattaaattgtcatttgccatttttcacctttttttattttttatttattttaaaaaagaaattgtcgACGTGGTGCAAGGACATTGATTATTATcgcacaaataataataataaattttcaaaaaatcatcacACAAATTCACCCAacgaaaatcaaatttttatcattgtctCTCCTTCCTCTCTCtgtctatctatctatctatctatttaTCTATCTTTATCTAAGTCGTTGCACTCACGTCGCGATTGCATTGCAAGTAATATGggctttaaattattttttattttaaaattaaaaaaaataaaaacaatgtatttaatattggaCAAATGCAATCTACATTATGTAAAGCCCATGTTTCTTGTGTTAAATTTTGTATCCATCACTAAAGTGTATgtatgaatgaatgaatttacGAATGCATGTATTATAAATCAACTGCTCACTGCCTGCGCGCTGCCCAATCTcaaaatgacattatttaatttaatcattttttttaaaatgcgcATACAGAGAACACATAAAgtttatttacaaaacaaacaaacttaaattatttgtcagtcattttttttgttttttaatttaacatacatgttaatgacaaattaattcattaattattgtacTGATATGTAGTGCAATATTCACTGCTACAAAATATAACGCACACCGGGCAgcatttatataaaagaaaaaaaaaaaattaaaaagtatacaaataatacatttaataataatataacgttttttttttaaacaaattttcgttttttttttcaaatgaatataaataatataatattaattaataaaaagaaaaaaaaaaaaaacaaattaaaaatgaatttttcgaGGATATTTAgagtgatttaaataaataaattgatatgttGGGTAAAAATGAGAAtgaaagttgataaaaaataaataaatgtgcgttttaataaataaaaattggatgTGTCGattgaatgataattttctatatCTGATTATTATTGCGTGATGAcgtttcaataatatttgcatgattttattttattttttaaaaattaactgaaaatcaaataaatgattacgaatgataataattgtgattgtatttaatttgtaaattatttattgtcaaacaaaacaaacaaacttttttttt harbors:
- the LOC122850284 gene encoding guanine nucleotide-binding protein G(q) subunit alpha isoform X3 yields the protein MACCLSEEAKEQKRINQEIERQLRRDKRDARRELKLLLLGTGESGKSTFIKQMRIIHGSGYSDEDKRGFIKLVYQNIFMAMQSMIRAMELLKIQYGESSNIEKAELVRSIDFETVTTFESPYVEAIKDLWADAGIQECYDRRREYQLTDSAKYYLMEIDRVAAPNYLPTEQDILRVRVPTTGIIEYPFDLEEIRFSYLSDLERIEKSDYLPTEQDILRARAPTTGIIEYPFDLDSIIFRMVDVGGQRSERRKWIHCFENVTSIIFLVALSEYDQILFESENENRMEESKALFKTIITYPWFQHSSVILFLNKKDLLEEKIMYSHLVDYFPEFDGPQREATAAREFILRMFVDLNPDSEKIIYSHFTCATDTENIRFVFAAVKDTILQSNLKEYNLV
- the LOC122850284 gene encoding guanine nucleotide-binding protein G(q) subunit alpha isoform X1; this encodes MACCLSEEAKEQKRINQEIERQLRRDKRDARRELKLLLLGTGESGKSTFIKQMRIIHGSGYSDEDKRGFIKLVYQNIFMAMQSMIRAMELLKIQYGESSNIEKAELVRSIDFETVTTFESPYVEAIKDLWADAGIQECYDRRREYQLTDSAKYYLMEIDRVAAPNYLPTEQDILRVRVPTTGIIEYPFDLEEIRFRMVDVGGQRSERRKWIHCFENVTSIIFLVALSEYDQILFESENENRMEESKALFKTIITYPWFQHSSVILFLNKKDLLEEKIMYSHLVDYFPEFDGPQREATAAREFILRMFVDLNPDSEKIIYSHFTCATDTENIRFVFAAVKDTILQSNLKEYNLV
- the LOC122850284 gene encoding guanine nucleotide-binding protein G(q) subunit alpha isoform X2, encoding MACCLSEEAKEQKRINQEIERQLRRDKRDARRELKLLLLGTGESGKSTFIKQMRIIHGSGYSDEDKRGFIKLVYQNIFMAMQSMIRAMELLKIQYGESSNIEKAELVRSIDFETVTTFESPYVEAIKDLWADAGIQECYDRRREYQLTDSAKYYLSDLERIEKSDYLPTEQDILRARAPTTGIIEYPFDLDSIIFRMVDVGGQRSERRKWIHCFENVTSIIFLVALSEYDQILFESENENRMEESKALFKTIITYPWFQHSSVILFLNKKDLLEEKIMYSHLVDYFPEFDGPQREATAAREFILRMFVDLNPDSEKIIYSHFTCATDTENIRFVFAAVKDTILQSNLKEYNLV